From the genome of Streptomyces sp. NBC_00659, one region includes:
- a CDS encoding transposase family protein, with protein MVDRAVLAHPLFTGISMVHLASLVEELARPWAAAAEGRRGRVRGGVRRLAPGAGAQYRLVFVDRLVVTLIHLRHDLPHAVLGVLFGVDRSTVTRAVGEVRRLPAERGLAVPDRPGLRLRTLEDVFSYARVEGVELRLDATGIQVRRPAAGRGGRRAFVSSKKKQNTMKATVIADHQGRTLWADGLRPGRMHDATVARVAGITSCFHHFDLVEVLLDDGYLGLSRDHPGQVLTPPRKPRPGALPGRVEQWEHDRHDHSSDRITVEHALADHKRWKQLMRWTHRRDRLSDTYRAIASLVSDRTAMT; from the coding sequence ATGGTCGATCGGGCGGTGTTGGCGCATCCGTTGTTCACGGGCATATCGATGGTGCATCTGGCGTCGCTGGTTGAGGAGTTGGCCCGTCCCTGGGCAGCTGCGGCGGAGGGCCGCCGGGGGCGAGTGCGTGGTGGAGTGCGAAGGCTTGCGCCTGGTGCGGGTGCTCAGTACCGGCTGGTGTTCGTGGACCGACTGGTGGTCACCCTGATCCACCTGCGGCACGATCTGCCGCACGCGGTTCTGGGTGTGCTGTTCGGTGTCGATCGCTCGACGGTCACCCGGGCTGTCGGTGAGGTGCGCCGATTGCCGGCGGAGCGGGGCCTCGCTGTTCCTGACCGTCCTGGCCTGCGGCTTCGAACGCTGGAGGATGTGTTCTCTTATGCCCGGGTCGAGGGCGTCGAGCTGCGGCTGGACGCCACCGGGATCCAGGTTCGACGGCCGGCCGCGGGCCGGGGTGGCAGGCGGGCATTCGTGTCGAGCAAGAAGAAGCAGAACACGATGAAGGCAACTGTCATCGCCGACCACCAGGGCCGCACCCTGTGGGCCGATGGCCTGCGGCCGGGACGCATGCACGATGCGACCGTGGCACGTGTTGCGGGTATCACCAGTTGCTTCCACCACTTCGACCTGGTCGAAGTGTTACTCGACGACGGTTACCTGGGCCTGAGCCGTGACCATCCTGGTCAGGTACTCACCCCGCCCAGAAAGCCGCGGCCCGGAGCACTGCCTGGCAGAGTCGAACAATGGGAACACGATCGGCACGACCACTCATCCGACCGCATCACCGTCGAGCACGCCCTGGCTGATCACAAACGCTGGAAGCAACTGATGCGCTGGACCCACCGCCGGGATCGCCTGTCCGACACCTACCGAGCCATCGCAAGCCTTGTCTCCGACCGCACCGCCATGACCTGA
- a CDS encoding LysR family transcriptional regulator, translated as MARATDSDLAPHELRVLLTVADTGGFSAAAETLGLTQSAVSHSVRGSERKIGAVLFERGRTGARPTPAGEKAVAHARRILRLLDVLIAEARSAARSDAAEGPLRISAFRSAALHLLPTVLQRLRARHPGIEPRVRIVREVGRGTAGEVADGKADIGIATLGGSGPILPGLVAGGLFEDPYALVHVVNHVAPRSLPLIDWAENCGSYTRDWWAAQDWIPTATVEAEDDGAVLSLVSGGHGMAIMPALSLVGAPNSVAVTDLGPKRPTRQVGYVTTFELARSAVVRALVRELRTTVPQGVSLLSVET; from the coding sequence GTGGCCCGCGCGACCGACTCCGATCTCGCCCCGCATGAACTGCGCGTCCTGCTGACGGTCGCGGATACCGGCGGCTTCTCGGCCGCGGCCGAGACACTCGGTCTGACTCAGTCCGCGGTCTCCCACTCGGTTCGCGGCAGCGAGCGCAAGATCGGTGCCGTGCTCTTCGAACGCGGCCGCACCGGCGCCCGCCCCACCCCTGCCGGGGAGAAGGCCGTGGCGCACGCCCGCCGCATCCTGCGCCTGCTGGACGTCCTGATCGCCGAGGCGCGCAGTGCGGCCCGGTCCGACGCTGCGGAGGGACCGCTGCGGATCTCGGCCTTCCGCAGCGCGGCTCTCCACCTGCTGCCGACCGTCCTTCAGCGGCTGCGCGCCCGGCATCCCGGGATTGAGCCGCGGGTGCGGATCGTACGCGAGGTAGGGCGCGGAACCGCAGGCGAAGTGGCCGACGGAAAGGCCGATATAGGCATCGCCACGCTGGGTGGGTCCGGGCCGATTCTCCCGGGACTGGTCGCCGGCGGACTCTTTGAGGATCCGTATGCTCTGGTACACGTGGTGAATCACGTCGCCCCGCGTTCGCTGCCGCTGATCGACTGGGCCGAAAACTGTGGCTCGTACACCCGCGACTGGTGGGCTGCACAGGACTGGATCCCGACGGCGACCGTCGAGGCCGAGGACGACGGAGCGGTGCTCTCCTTGGTGAGCGGAGGCCACGGAATGGCGATCATGCCTGCGCTCTCCTTGGTCGGAGCACCGAACTCGGTCGCGGTCACCGATCTCGGCCCCAAGCGTCCGACACGCCAGGTCGGCTATGTCACCACCTTCGAACTGGCCAGATCCGCCGTCGTGCGCGCCTTGGTGAGAGAACTGCGGACCACGGTCCCCCAGGGGGTGAGCCTTCTCAGCGTCGAGACTTGA